Proteins encoded within one genomic window of Fusobacteriaceae bacterium:
- the ribE gene encoding 6,7-dimethyl-8-ribityllumazine synthase yields MKVLEGKFLGKGLKIGIVAGRFNEFITNKLVAGAQDSLIRHEVAPEDITVAWVPGAFEIPFIVKKMVNSKKYDAVLALGAVIKGATPHFEYVSAEVSKGVAAVGLASDIPVMFGVLTTNSIEEAIERAGTKAGNKGSDVAVGAIEMVNLLKEM; encoded by the coding sequence ATGAAGGTTTTGGAAGGAAAATTTCTCGGAAAAGGCTTGAAGATCGGCATCGTCGCGGGACGGTTCAACGAATTTATCACAAATAAACTCGTGGCGGGCGCTCAGGATTCCCTGATCCGCCATGAAGTGGCGCCCGAAGACATTACGGTGGCCTGGGTGCCGGGGGCCTTTGAGATTCCCTTTATTGTGAAAAAAATGGTGAATTCAAAAAAATACGACGCCGTTTTGGCCCTTGGCGCCGTGATCAAGGGCGCTACGCCGCATTTTGAATATGTAAGCGCCGAAGTCTCCAAGGGCGTCGCGGCCGTAGGGCTTGCCAGCGATATTCCCGTGATGTTCGGGGTACTCACGACAAATTCCATCGAGGAAGCCATCGAGCGGGCGGGCACGAAAGCCGGCAATAAGGGAAGCGACGTCGCCGTCGGAGCCATCGAGATGGTCAATCTGCTGAAGGAGATGTAA
- a CDS encoding ABC transporter substrate-binding protein — MKKLKSILVLLLVACAFLTGGVLNAKGRTDFKMGMSAEPTSMDPAKSKDLITWIFILQTYDTLIKYDQEKRVFIPALASSWKVSDDSKEVLFTLRDDIKFQNGDKMTADDVLFSLNRALKSTFTDQIDGSIDHFEKVGDNQIKLVQKYGYAPILEVMITPCWGIVNKKYVEEHEAKGEDIGRIESCGTGAYILKEWRSGDKLVFKAFDGYYDGAPAIKDVVCTLIADQTSGALALEQGALDYYYGAQNRDIAHLREVPTLKVYESHDGPGIYDITFNVKNGVFADKKLRQAVAYAIDRDEILLGGQEGDGVVTNTICASGAFGYMPDYKWYEQDKEKAKALVKEAGYPNGVDVVFTQDSSRTYMLSAEIMQAQLKEVGINVTFDKLERATWLDIVASKMNYVASLRMTNHVVMDADYILTRRLTTGMIGGGNNYAGYSNPVFDELVVKARTEPDTAKRLELYKQCYDIIKEDVPFIPLYTTNNQQVVNAKIGGWTPHSLYRTPWSKLYYKD, encoded by the coding sequence ATGAAAAAACTGAAAAGCATCCTGGTATTACTGCTTGTGGCGTGCGCGTTTCTCACCGGCGGCGTGCTGAACGCCAAGGGCAGGACGGATTTCAAGATGGGCATGAGCGCGGAGCCCACCTCGATGGATCCCGCCAAGTCCAAAGACCTGATCACCTGGATTTTTATCCTGCAAACCTATGATACCCTGATCAAATACGACCAGGAAAAAAGGGTATTCATCCCCGCGCTGGCCAGTTCCTGGAAAGTCAGCGACGATTCCAAAGAAGTCCTGTTTACGCTGCGGGATGACATCAAATTCCAGAACGGCGACAAAATGACGGCCGATGACGTGCTGTTCTCCCTGAATCGCGCGCTCAAGTCGACCTTCACGGACCAAATCGACGGTTCCATTGATCATTTCGAAAAAGTCGGCGACAATCAGATCAAACTCGTACAAAAATACGGTTATGCCCCGATCCTCGAGGTCATGATCACGCCCTGCTGGGGGATTGTCAACAAAAAATATGTGGAAGAGCACGAAGCCAAAGGCGAAGACATCGGTCGTATCGAATCTTGCGGCACCGGCGCCTATATCCTCAAAGAATGGCGGAGCGGCGACAAGTTGGTCTTCAAGGCCTTTGACGGCTACTATGACGGCGCGCCTGCCATAAAAGACGTTGTCTGCACGCTGATCGCCGACCAGACTTCCGGCGCTTTGGCCCTCGAACAAGGCGCCCTCGATTACTACTACGGCGCCCAGAATCGGGACATCGCCCATTTGAGAGAAGTTCCGACGCTGAAAGTCTATGAGAGCCATGACGGACCCGGCATCTATGACATCACCTTCAACGTGAAAAACGGCGTATTTGCCGATAAAAAACTGCGGCAAGCCGTCGCTTACGCCATCGACCGGGATGAGATCCTTTTGGGCGGCCAGGAAGGGGACGGCGTCGTAACCAACACAATTTGCGCTTCCGGCGCTTTCGGCTACATGCCCGATTACAAATGGTATGAGCAGGACAAGGAAAAAGCCAAAGCCCTCGTGAAGGAAGCGGGCTATCCTAACGGCGTTGACGTCGTATTCACCCAGGATTCCAGCCGGACCTATATGCTTTCGGCCGAAATCATGCAGGCCCAGCTCAAGGAAGTGGGCATAAACGTCACCTTTGACAAGCTGGAACGGGCCACATGGCTCGATATCGTGGCTTCAAAGATGAACTACGTCGCTTCTCTCCGGATGACGAACCACGTCGTTATGGACGCGGATTACATCCTCACGAGACGGCTCACGACGGGCATGATCGGCGGAGGCAACAACTACGCCGGATACTCCAACCCCGTCTTTGACGAACTCGTTGTAAAAGCGCGGACGGAACCCGACACGGCCAAACGTCTCGAGCTCTACAAACAATGCTATGACATTATCAAAGAAGACGTTCCCTTTATCCCGCTCTACACCACAAACAACCAGCAGGTGGTCAACGCGAAGATCGGCGGATGGACGCCACATTCCCTTTACAGAACCCCCTGGTCCAAGCTCTACTACAAGGATTGA
- the ribE gene encoding riboflavin synthase encodes MFTGLVEEIGQVLSLRNDTTSLKIKIKSENIAKVSAVGDSIATNGTCLTAVEVGSDYFIADCMHETVKRTNLRYLKAGDPVNLEKSLTLSTPLGGHLVTGDVDCVGTISAISRDGIARIYEIKTDKKYMKYIVEKGRVAVDGASLTVMGITDDSFSVSLIPHTQDKIILGGKRVSDPVNVETDLIGKFVEKLLFSRTEAETAGETPGGITMEFLMKNGF; translated from the coding sequence ATTTTTACAGGGCTTGTGGAGGAAATCGGACAGGTGCTCTCGCTCCGGAACGATACGACCTCCCTCAAAATCAAGATCAAAAGCGAGAATATCGCCAAAGTGAGCGCGGTCGGGGACAGCATCGCCACAAACGGGACCTGCCTTACGGCCGTTGAAGTAGGGAGCGATTATTTTATCGCCGACTGTATGCATGAGACCGTGAAAAGGACCAATTTGCGCTATCTGAAGGCGGGAGATCCCGTCAATCTTGAAAAATCCCTGACGCTTTCCACGCCGCTGGGCGGGCACCTGGTCACCGGAGACGTCGATTGCGTGGGGACCATTAGCGCCATCAGCAGAGACGGCATCGCCAGGATTTACGAAATCAAAACGGATAAAAAATATATGAAATACATCGTTGAGAAAGGACGGGTGGCCGTGGACGGCGCCAGCCTCACGGTCATGGGGATTACGGACGACAGCTTTTCCGTTTCGTTGATTCCCCACACGCAGGATAAGATCATCCTCGGCGGAAAGCGGGTCTCAGATCCGGTCAACGTGGAAACGGACCTGATCGGCAAATTTGTCGAAAAACTGCTCTTTTCCCGGACGGAAGCAGAGACGGCCGGAGAGACGCCGGGCGGGATTACCATGGAATTTCTCATGAAAAACGGATTTTGA
- a CDS encoding ABC transporter substrate-binding protein has product MKALKRTFFTLALLVTAAIALGTSVWASAKSAGTELIIAQQTDAKTLDPSMTTDVYSQNLTLNIYDRLFDWTADVQLENNLAESYTQIDPLTLQIKIKKGVKFHNGDELTAEDVKFSLERASKSGAVSSFMGIIDKVDVVDPYTVNIVTKKAFGPLVGNLAHGSGAILNKKYVETNPDKAFFEPIGTGPFKFDSWKAGDRITLKANKDYFRGAPGVDSVVFRVIPEGTNRSIALETKEVDIVFAIYPVDTGIVKSKDYLVLHEVPSLSTTYIGINFNKKPLADLRVREALAYGIDLQSIADTAYQKAAIVADSFVPPAVMGVNKDLKYRKRDVAKAKALLAEAGYKDGLDLKIWVNENPARKDAAVIMQDQLKEVGINLSVETLEWSSYLDRISKGEHDLFILGWPTSPDPNETMYPIFHSSNFGFGGNRSFYKNERVDELLDNGSSTLDINERIPLYQEAQKIVYDDIAVLPVLYPSDFMGTQKYISGFEPTPRSVFMIRKVVKNK; this is encoded by the coding sequence ATGAAAGCGTTGAAAAGAACATTCTTTACCCTGGCCCTTCTTGTGACGGCGGCAATCGCGCTGGGAACGAGCGTATGGGCGAGCGCCAAAAGCGCAGGAACAGAGCTGATCATCGCGCAGCAGACGGACGCCAAAACCCTTGATCCGTCCATGACGACGGACGTCTACTCGCAGAATCTGACGCTAAACATCTATGACCGGCTCTTTGACTGGACGGCCGACGTACAGCTGGAAAACAATCTTGCCGAGAGCTATACCCAGATCGATCCGCTGACCCTTCAGATCAAGATCAAAAAGGGCGTCAAATTCCATAACGGCGACGAGCTGACTGCGGAAGACGTCAAGTTTTCCCTCGAACGAGCGTCCAAATCCGGGGCGGTCTCGAGCTTTATGGGAATCATCGACAAAGTTGACGTTGTGGACCCCTATACGGTCAATATCGTCACGAAAAAAGCCTTCGGCCCCCTCGTGGGCAATCTGGCCCATGGCAGCGGCGCAATTCTCAACAAAAAATATGTGGAAACAAATCCGGACAAGGCCTTTTTTGAACCGATCGGCACAGGCCCCTTCAAGTTTGACAGCTGGAAAGCCGGAGACCGGATCACGCTCAAGGCGAACAAAGACTATTTCCGGGGCGCGCCCGGCGTGGACAGCGTCGTTTTCCGGGTCATCCCCGAAGGGACGAACCGCTCGATTGCGTTAGAGACAAAAGAAGTAGATATTGTATTCGCGATCTATCCGGTCGACACCGGTATCGTGAAAAGCAAGGATTATTTGGTTCTCCATGAGGTGCCGTCCCTTTCGACGACCTACATCGGGATCAATTTCAACAAAAAGCCCCTGGCCGATCTGCGCGTACGGGAAGCGCTGGCCTACGGAATAGACCTGCAATCCATAGCCGATACGGCCTATCAGAAGGCCGCCATCGTGGCCGATTCCTTCGTGCCTCCGGCCGTTATGGGCGTAAACAAAGACCTGAAGTACCGGAAACGGGACGTCGCCAAGGCAAAGGCGCTGCTCGCCGAGGCGGGCTACAAAGACGGCCTTGACCTCAAGATCTGGGTTAACGAAAACCCCGCAAGAAAAGACGCCGCCGTCATTATGCAGGATCAGCTGAAGGAAGTGGGGATCAATCTCTCGGTGGAGACGCTGGAGTGGAGTTCCTACCTTGACAGAATCAGCAAAGGGGAACACGATCTCTTCATTCTCGGATGGCCCACGTCTCCCGATCCCAACGAGACCATGTATCCGATCTTCCACTCGAGCAATTTCGGCTTCGGCGGAAACCGGTCCTTTTACAAGAACGAGCGGGTCGACGAGCTCCTGGACAACGGGAGTTCGACGCTCGACATCAACGAGCGGATTCCCCTGTATCAGGAAGCGCAGAAGATCGTCTATGACGACATCGCCGTTCTTCCGGTCCTCTATCCCAGCGATTTTATGGGGACGCAAAAGTATATCAGCGGCTTCGAACCGACGCCGAGAAGCGTATTCATGATCCGCAAGGTCGTAAAAAACAAGTAA
- a CDS encoding DUF2135 domain-containing protein → DGQYQKALDLMYGILLRDWDRFNEIKEIVFVELNHLIATHPKLDLSKIDQRFIYKMPVDIRIVLAWSSNNTDIDLHMKDPYEEVCFYDNTLTKIGGKITYDFTQGYGPEEIMLKKAIPGNYSIFTNNYGDHRQDLLGPSTLYLDIYTHYGSPDENHQRILVRTAEVKEKNEIGSIDIEQ, encoded by the coding sequence CGACGGGCAATATCAGAAGGCGCTGGACCTTATGTACGGGATCCTGCTCCGGGATTGGGACCGGTTCAACGAAATCAAAGAGATTGTATTTGTGGAGTTAAATCACCTGATCGCCACGCATCCCAAACTTGATCTTTCAAAAATTGACCAACGTTTTATCTATAAAATGCCAGTGGATATCCGGATCGTGCTGGCATGGAGCTCAAACAACACCGATATCGATCTGCATATGAAAGATCCTTACGAAGAAGTCTGCTTCTACGACAACACGTTGACAAAAATCGGCGGCAAAATAACCTATGATTTTACCCAAGGTTACGGCCCTGAGGAGATCATGCTGAAAAAAGCGATTCCCGGCAACTACAGTATTTTTACAAACAATTACGGCGATCACCGTCAAGATCTTCTGGGCCCGAGCACGCTCTATCTGGACATCTACACCCATTACGGATCGCCCGATGAAAACCATCAACGAATTCTCGTGCGAACCGCAGAAGTCAAAGAAAAAAACGAAATCGGTTCAATTGACATTGAGCAATAA
- the ribD gene encoding bifunctional diaminohydroxyphosphoribosylaminopyrimidine deaminase/5-amino-6-(5-phosphoribosylamino)uracil reductase RibD: MDDSLYMEKALELSLQGVGRVNPNPMVGAVVVKDGKIVGSGYHREYGGPHAEVYALDEAGENARGATLYVTLEPCSHYGKTPPCAEKIIRMGIKRCVVSILDPNPKVSGNGIRMLREAGVQVDVGLHAEQARKINRVFFKYITTKIPFLFLKCAITLDGKIATRTGDSKWISNEAARAHVQYLRHKYMGILVGITTLLTDNPRLTARIENGRNPFRIVVDPHLKVDLRGHFANYEDGKSVIITSEERASDEKCKELARRNIRMLFLPGTTFKFSRILEKLGGLNLDSVLLEGGSSLISRAFAENVLDGGEIFIAPKILGDDGAIPLVRGFVKETMSDCFELPHACCNTWGDNISLEFYRN, translated from the coding sequence ATGGACGACAGCCTCTATATGGAAAAAGCCCTGGAATTGAGTCTCCAAGGCGTGGGGCGGGTCAATCCCAATCCCATGGTGGGCGCTGTTGTGGTCAAGGACGGAAAAATCGTCGGATCCGGATACCATCGGGAATACGGCGGTCCTCACGCCGAGGTGTACGCCCTCGATGAAGCCGGAGAAAACGCCCGGGGCGCGACGCTCTACGTAACGCTGGAGCCTTGCTCTCATTACGGAAAGACGCCCCCTTGCGCGGAAAAAATCATTCGTATGGGCATAAAACGTTGCGTGGTCTCCATTTTGGACCCCAACCCCAAAGTCTCGGGAAACGGCATCCGGATGCTCCGGGAAGCAGGCGTTCAGGTCGACGTGGGCCTGCATGCCGAGCAGGCGAGGAAGATCAATCGGGTATTCTTCAAATACATTACGACGAAAATTCCCTTTTTGTTTCTCAAATGCGCCATAACTCTGGACGGCAAGATCGCGACTCGCACGGGGGATTCCAAATGGATCAGCAACGAGGCCGCCCGGGCCCATGTCCAGTACCTGAGGCACAAATACATGGGGATCCTCGTGGGCATCACGACTCTTTTGACGGACAATCCGCGGCTGACGGCGCGAATCGAAAACGGCAGAAATCCCTTCAGGATCGTGGTGGATCCGCATCTCAAGGTGGATTTGCGCGGACATTTCGCAAACTATGAGGACGGCAAGAGCGTCATCATCACATCGGAGGAGCGGGCTTCCGACGAAAAATGCAAGGAGCTGGCCCGGCGAAATATCCGGATGCTCTTTCTGCCCGGAACGACGTTCAAGTTTTCCCGTATTCTGGAAAAATTGGGCGGGCTCAACCTGGATTCCGTCTTGCTCGAGGGCGGGAGCAGCCTCATTTCCAGAGCCTTCGCGGAAAATGTCCTTGACGGCGGGGAAATCTTCATCGCGCCGAAAATATTGGGAGACGACGGGGCGATTCCGCTTGTGCGGGGCTTCGTCAAGGAGACCATGAGCGATTGTTTCGAACTCCCCCACGCGTGCTGCAACACCTGGGGGGACAATATTTCCCTTGAATTTTACAGAAACTGA
- a CDS encoding LysR family transcriptional regulator, translating to MDTSDWELLKVLREELSMTKTAEKLFISQPSLTYRLNKLETKLGVNIVERHSNGVSFTPEGEILVDYCRKMLAEYEKLRLDLHCCKERQTGTLSIGITTTWAKYYLPDILSLFKKENPGIRIEMITAHYYELMENFKKNKVDLLVIRGETDWHEKKFLIGRETYGFLTAKKFHFADIRKTPWIRQEIAGTRIQSGEFLKDWWKDHFQDLFAGEVMTVNSIETVVNLAAQGMGWAVLPEIHAKNRDDLQFHPMVKKDGSRFWRSSWALCKNESMKKDAVRKFVEKLLAII from the coding sequence ATGGATACCAGCGATTGGGAACTTTTGAAGGTGTTGCGTGAAGAACTGAGCATGACGAAAACGGCTGAAAAATTATTTATTTCCCAGCCTTCATTGACTTATCGCCTCAACAAGCTTGAAACGAAATTGGGCGTGAATATTGTGGAGCGGCATTCAAACGGGGTTTCCTTCACCCCCGAGGGGGAGATCCTCGTGGACTACTGCCGGAAAATGCTCGCGGAATATGAAAAACTGCGCCTCGATTTACACTGCTGCAAAGAGCGGCAGACGGGGACGCTTTCCATCGGAATCACGACGACCTGGGCCAAGTACTATCTGCCCGATATTTTGTCTCTGTTCAAAAAAGAAAACCCGGGGATCCGGATTGAAATGATTACGGCGCATTATTACGAGCTCATGGAGAATTTCAAGAAAAACAAGGTCGATCTTTTGGTGATCCGGGGAGAGACGGACTGGCATGAGAAGAAATTCTTGATCGGACGGGAGACCTACGGCTTTCTCACCGCGAAGAAATTCCATTTTGCCGATATCCGGAAGACGCCCTGGATCCGGCAGGAAATCGCGGGAACGCGGATCCAGTCCGGAGAATTCCTCAAAGACTGGTGGAAGGACCATTTTCAGGATCTCTTCGCGGGGGAGGTTATGACGGTCAATTCCATTGAGACCGTGGTCAATCTGGCGGCCCAGGGGATGGGATGGGCCGTTCTTCCGGAAATCCACGCGAAAAATCGGGACGATCTGCAGTTCCATCCCATGGTCAAAAAAGACGGAAGCCGCTTCTGGCGCAGCAGTTGGGCGCTCTGCAAAAATGAATCCATGAAAAAAGATGCGGTTCGCAAATTCGTCGAAAAACTTCTTGCAATAATCTGA
- a CDS encoding bifunctional 3,4-dihydroxy-2-butanone-4-phosphate synthase/GTP cyclohydrolase II produces the protein MFHTIEEALEDLRQGKNILVVDDEKRENEGDVICAAEYATLENVNFMAKYARGLICMPMNREYTERLNLPQMCPDNTDNHSTAFTVSIDHISTSTGISAWERSITALKVVEKGAKPRDFRRPGHMFPLLSRDRGVLEREGHTEATVDLCRLAGLEPVGLCCEVMRDDGMMMRLDELIPFAKEHGLKLITIKDLIKYRKMHEQLMDVIVSPDLPTPFGDFRLIGFDNRLDGKEHIALVKGDLKGKENVLMRIHSECFTGDVLGSLRCDCGSQLHQAMKLINEEGEGIVLYLRQEGRGIGLLNKLKAYTLQDHGADTVEANIELGFEPDMRDYAVAAQMLKALGINSVRILTNNPEKMHGLEDYGIKITGREPLEIGYNAINKKYMKTKKDKMGHLLHI, from the coding sequence ATGTTTCATACGATTGAAGAAGCGTTGGAAGACTTGCGGCAGGGAAAGAACATCCTCGTGGTCGACGACGAAAAGCGCGAAAACGAGGGGGATGTCATCTGCGCGGCCGAGTACGCCACCCTCGAAAACGTAAACTTTATGGCCAAATACGCGCGAGGCCTCATTTGCATGCCCATGAACCGCGAGTATACGGAGCGGCTCAATTTGCCCCAGATGTGTCCGGACAATACCGACAATCACAGTACGGCTTTCACGGTTTCCATTGATCATATTTCCACATCGACCGGCATTTCCGCCTGGGAGCGCTCCATTACGGCGCTCAAGGTTGTGGAAAAGGGAGCTAAGCCTCGGGATTTCAGACGCCCGGGTCATATGTTTCCGCTCTTGTCGCGGGATCGCGGCGTTCTCGAGCGGGAAGGACACACGGAAGCGACCGTTGACCTCTGCCGCCTGGCCGGATTGGAACCTGTGGGACTCTGTTGCGAAGTCATGCGGGACGACGGCATGATGATGCGACTTGACGAACTCATCCCCTTTGCGAAAGAACACGGACTGAAACTGATCACGATCAAGGATCTGATCAAATACCGGAAAATGCACGAACAGCTGATGGACGTCATCGTGAGCCCAGATCTCCCGACGCCCTTCGGAGATTTCCGCCTGATCGGCTTTGACAACCGCCTGGACGGCAAGGAACATATCGCCCTGGTCAAGGGGGACCTCAAGGGGAAGGAAAATGTCCTGATGCGGATCCATTCGGAGTGCTTTACGGGCGACGTCCTGGGATCGCTGCGCTGCGATTGCGGCTCCCAGCTGCATCAGGCCATGAAGCTCATTAACGAGGAAGGGGAGGGAATCGTGCTCTACCTCCGACAGGAAGGGCGTGGTATAGGGCTTTTGAACAAACTCAAAGCCTATACGTTGCAGGATCACGGCGCCGATACGGTCGAGGCCAATATCGAGCTGGGCTTTGAGCCGGATATGCGGGATTACGCGGTTGCCGCCCAGATGCTGAAGGCGCTGGGGATCAACTCCGTCCGGATTTTGACGAACAACCCCGAGAAAATGCACGGGCTCGAAGACTACGGCATCAAAATCACCGGCCGTGAACCGCTTGAAATCGGCTACAACGCCATCAATAAAAAATATATGAAGACGAAAAAAGATAAGATGGGGCATTTGCTCCACATCTGA
- a CDS encoding M23 family metallopeptidase translates to MKKIVCLILTLLSLVLAASGSLRLSTAHLKQGGFFYLVYPAEKKYTIHFPYAPKSLKPFLHQGKKVVFVPVHYSTPAGTYPLVVKENEREIFTAEITVGDGNFKKSYLTVTKQMAGKRSDENLKAGSDKIGEAKKNSLVEKQWTGKFVNPAGIKSSNNFGAMRYVNKKVVGYHSGLDYSVGVGTPIKAANAGKVIFAQKLVTTGNTLVIDHGMNIFSSYSHLSAFAVKEGQIVKKGDLVGKSGATGFVTGPHLHFVISIGTIAVNPALFMEEAVLEGE, encoded by the coding sequence ATGAAAAAAATCGTCTGTCTCATCCTGACGCTCTTGTCTCTTGTTCTTGCGGCCTCCGGGTCCTTACGACTTTCGACCGCTCACCTCAAGCAAGGGGGCTTTTTCTACCTTGTCTATCCCGCAGAAAAAAAGTATACCATTCATTTCCCCTACGCGCCCAAAAGCCTCAAACCCTTTCTCCATCAGGGAAAAAAGGTTGTCTTCGTCCCGGTCCATTACTCGACGCCCGCGGGGACATATCCCCTTGTGGTCAAGGAAAATGAGCGCGAAATTTTTACGGCCGAGATCACCGTGGGCGACGGAAATTTCAAAAAAAGCTATCTGACCGTGACAAAGCAAATGGCCGGCAAACGCTCGGACGAAAACCTTAAGGCGGGTTCCGACAAAATCGGGGAAGCCAAGAAAAATTCCCTCGTCGAAAAGCAGTGGACCGGCAAATTCGTCAATCCCGCGGGGATCAAATCCAGCAATAACTTCGGCGCCATGCGCTATGTGAATAAAAAAGTCGTGGGCTATCACTCGGGTCTGGACTATTCCGTAGGCGTCGGAACGCCGATCAAGGCAGCTAACGCCGGCAAGGTCATTTTCGCGCAAAAACTTGTCACCACAGGAAACACCCTTGTGATCGATCACGGCATGAATATTTTTTCCAGCTATTCCCACCTCAGCGCCTTCGCGGTCAAAGAGGGCCAGATCGTCAAAAAAGGGGACCTCGTCGGGAAAAGCGGCGCGACCGGCTTTGTGACGGGACCTCATCTGCATTTTGTGATCAGCATCGGGACCATCGCCGTCAATCCGGCGCTTTTTATGGAAGAGGCCGTACTGGAGGGGGAGTGA
- a CDS encoding ABC transporter substrate-binding protein, whose translation MKKTIRLVCLFLLAALTLPTLLYPKATSDLIIAQQADPKTLDPAASNDVYSNNININLYDRLFDRTPDMQLENNLAESYTQLDSVTLQVKIKKGVKFHNGDELTAEDVKFTLERASKAPGGMALLGDLDGVDIVDPYTVNIKTKKPYGPLFNALSHWSSSILSKKYLESAGDKAFFEPVGTGPFRFESWKTGDKLVLQANKNYHRGAPGVDTAIFRPIPESDNRVIALETGEIDISITLEPLNVPIIKSKDYLKLYHEPSVGLTYLGFNCEKGPTSDVKVRQAVCYALDLQSILDNAFNDLYLPATSVIAPATMGFNDKIPFPKRDVEKAKQLLAEAGYKDGLKLRLWTNGVQTRTDAAVIMQDQLREVGIEISIEILEWSAYLDKLGKAEHDMYILGNPGSTDPDGIMFLLYHSKNKGTAGNMAFYGNPEVDELLDRGRETVDQAERAKYYLKAQELIVADRPILSLGLPPILLGTQAYIEGFAAYPTFVHFFRNVKKNNK comes from the coding sequence ATGAAAAAAACGATAAGACTTGTTTGCCTTTTTTTGCTGGCTGCCCTTACCCTACCGACCCTGCTCTACCCGAAGGCCACATCCGATCTGATCATTGCCCAGCAGGCCGATCCAAAAACGCTGGATCCCGCGGCTTCCAATGATGTGTATTCCAACAATATCAACATCAATCTCTATGACAGGTTGTTTGACCGCACGCCGGACATGCAGCTGGAAAACAACCTGGCCGAAAGCTACACGCAGCTGGATTCCGTGACGCTGCAAGTGAAGATCAAAAAAGGGGTGAAATTCCATAACGGCGACGAGCTCACGGCCGAAGACGTCAAATTCACCCTCGAAAGAGCTTCCAAAGCGCCCGGCGGAATGGCCCTTCTCGGGGACCTTGACGGCGTGGACATCGTCGATCCCTACACGGTCAACATCAAAACGAAAAAGCCCTACGGTCCGCTCTTTAACGCGTTATCGCATTGGAGCAGCTCGATCCTGAGCAAAAAATACCTCGAATCCGCAGGAGACAAGGCCTTTTTCGAGCCGGTGGGGACCGGACCTTTCCGCTTTGAGTCGTGGAAGACCGGCGACAAGCTCGTTCTCCAAGCCAACAAAAATTATCACCGGGGCGCGCCCGGCGTCGACACCGCCATTTTTCGCCCGATTCCCGAGAGCGACAATCGCGTGATCGCCCTTGAAACAGGGGAAATCGATATTTCTATTACCCTGGAGCCGCTGAATGTACCGATCATCAAGTCAAAAGACTACCTGAAGCTCTACCATGAGCCTTCCGTGGGACTGACCTATCTCGGATTCAACTGTGAAAAGGGCCCCACAAGCGATGTCAAAGTGCGGCAGGCGGTCTGCTACGCCCTCGATCTGCAGTCGATCCTCGACAACGCCTTCAATGACCTCTATTTGCCGGCCACAAGCGTTATCGCTCCCGCGACCATGGGCTTCAACGACAAGATTCCCTTCCCGAAGCGCGACGTCGAAAAGGCGAAACAGCTCCTGGCCGAGGCCGGATACAAAGACGGCTTGAAGCTGCGCCTGTGGACAAACGGCGTGCAAACCAGAACCGACGCGGCCGTCATTATGCAAGACCAGCTGCGGGAAGTGGGGATCGAAATTTCCATAGAAATCCTTGAATGGAGCGCTTATCTCGATAAATTGGGGAAAGCCGAGCATGATATGTACATTCTGGGCAATCCCGGATCCACGGATCCCGACGGCATCATGTTTTTGCTCTATCACTCCAAAAACAAAGGGACAGCCGGCAACATGGCCTTTTACGGCAATCCAGAAGTCGACGAACTGCTCGATAGGGGCAGAGAGACCGTAGATCAGGCCGAGCGCGCCAAATACTATCTCAAAGCCCAGGAACTCATTGTGGCCGACCGACCGATCCTTTCGCTGGGACTGCCGCCGATCCTTTTGGGGACCCAGGCCTACATTGAGGGTTTTGCGGCCTATCCGACCTTTGTGCATTTCTTCCGGAACGTGAAGAAAAACAATAAGTGA